A genomic window from Fusarium verticillioides 7600 chromosome 5, whole genome shotgun sequence includes:
- a CDS encoding Na+-exporting ATPase yields MSPKSAPPDMEHHVSGQSNKPLSRPAHALQVDTVIQELNTTPATGLSVSEASQRLVEYGPNDLGEEEGVKPIKIFIEQICNCMTLVLILALAASFGIQAWIEGGALALIILLNIVIGFFQDLQAARTVHSLKSLSLPTANVFRDGKTITIQTSEIVPGDIIDLKMGDSVPADIRLFEVSNFESNEALLTGESLPVRKNPTMQFDDDTGPGDRLNVCYSSTIVTKGRGRGVVFATGAYTEIGAIAAALKDTGRKRREVKRDENGKASFLSHVAKWLLTTYDVIGEFLGVNVGTPLQRKLSQLFLYVFGFAIVCAIIVLAANKFDPRKDVIIYAVATAVGTLPVSLILVLTITMAAGTKQMVGRKVVVRNMQSLEALGGVTNICSDKTGTLTQGKMVVRMAWLPGHGTYSVESTNEPYNPQVGDINFTTVQPTDLPAQCEDEKSHSIRPHDEPAANEALKHYLDIASLANLAVVEKGHKDDGTEELLVQGDPTEIAIQVFVTRFNWNRMSLSSGQNPRWKQLAEFPFDSEVKKMSVVFQDTLSKETHIFTKGAVERVLSSCVSMEESGRIEPLDEPAKETILANMEAFARLGLRVLALASRSPVTGLPEDLSSAIDRSEFEKDLVFRGLIGIYDPPRPETRGSVQMCQKAGISVHMLTGDHPETARAIAAEVAIIPSPERMRMVRRDVADTMVMAAHDFDHLSDADLDAMPELPLVVARLLSHDKGSHDRGFASPWTLRCHDW; encoded by the exons ATGTCTCCCAAGTCAGCTCCTCCGGACATGGAGCATCATGTTTCTGGTCAATCCAATAAACCGCTATCGCGTCCAGCACATGCTTTGCAAGTTGACACGGTTATCCAAGAGCTCAACACGACTCCAGCTACTGGTTTGAGTGTTTCCGAGGCATCGCAACGACTTGTTGAGTATGGACCCAAtgatcttggtgaggaagagggtgTGAAgcccatcaagatcttcattgAGCAGATCTGCAATTGCATGACCTTG GTCTTGATTCTAGCCCTCGCTGCAAGTTTCGGTATACAAGCCTGGATCGAAGGCGGCGCCCTTGCACTCATCATCCTACTCAACATTGTCatcggcttcttccaagacCTACAAGCTGCTCGAACCGTCCACTCCCTCAAGTCTCTCAGTCTCCCGACAGCCAACGTCTTCCGTGATGGGAAGACAATCACGATCCAAACAAGCGAAATCGTACCGGGCGACATCATAGATCTGAAGATGGGTGACTCTGTGCCAGCTGATATTCGTCTCTTTGAAGTTTCCAACTTCGAGTCAAACGAGGCATTGCTCACTGGAGAGTCTCTACCGGTGCGCAAGAATCCTACGATGCAGTTCGATGACGACACTGGACCGGGCGATCGCCTCAATGTCTGCTACAGCTCTACCATCGTTACCAAGGGTCGTGGTAGAGGCGTTGTATTTGCTACTGGGGCTTATACTGAGATAGGCGCTATTGCAGCTGCTCTGAAAGACACTGGACGGAAGAGGCGGGAAGTCAAACGTGACGAGAATGGTAAAGCATCGTTTCTATCCCATGTCGCCAAGTGGTTGCTCACAACCTACGATGTTATTGGCGAATTTCTGGGCGTTAACGTTGGAACTCCCCTGCAGAGGAAGCTATCACAGCTTTTCCTCTacgtctttggcttcgcGATCGTCTGCGCCATCATTGTACTCGCAGCCAACAAATTCGACCCACGCAAAGATGTCATAATTTACGCTGTTGCTACAGCTGTGGGAACATTACCTGTCTctctgatcttggtcttgactaTTACAATGGCAGCGGGAACGAAGCAGATGGTGGGTCGGAAGGTTGTTGTGAGGAACATGCAGAGCCTAGAAGCCCTTGGAGGAGTCACCA ACATTTGCTCTGACAAGACAGGTACTCTAACCCAAGGCAAGATGGTGGTTAGAAtggcttggcttccaggACACGGTACTTACTCGGTGGAATCTACGAACGAGCCATACAACCCCCAAGTTGGGGACATCAACTTTACTACAGTACAACCTACTGACCTGCCAGCACAATGCGAGGACGAAAAGTCCCATTCCATCAGGCCCCACGATGAACCTGCTGCCAACGAAGCACTAAAGCATTATCTCGACATCGCATCCCTCGCTAATCTCGCGGTCGTGGAGAAGGGACACAAGGACGATGGTACGGAAGAGTTGCTTGTACAAGGTGATCCTACGGAGATTGCcatccaagtctttgttACTCGCTTCAACTGGAACCGCATGTCTTTATCTTCCGGCCAGAATCCACGATGGAAGCAACTCGCTGAATTCCCTTTCGACTCAGAGGTAAAGAAGATGTCGGTAGTGTTCCAAGATACTCTTTCAAAAGAGACGCACATCTTCACCAAGGGCGCAGTCGAGCGGGTACTCAGCAGCTGCGTATCTATGGAGGAATCTGGTAGAATTGAGCCTCTCGACGAACCGGCAAAGGAAACCATCCTGGCCAACATGGAGGCATTTGCACGTCTTGGTCTTAGAGTCCTCGCCCTCGCTAGTCGATCTCCCGTCACTGGTCTCCCCGAAGATCTCTCATCAGCCATCGACAGATCTGAGTTCGAGAAGGACCTGGTATTCCGCGGCCTCATAGGCATCTATGATCCTCCACGCCCCGAGACACGCGGCAGTGTGCAAATGTGCCAGAAAGCTGGTATCAGCGTGCACATGCTGACCGGCGACCATCCCGAAACCGCACGAGCCATCGCCGCTGAAGTCGCTATCATCCCGTCCCCAGAACGAATGCGAATGGTCAGGAGGGATGTCGCCGACACAATGGTCATGGCAGCTCATGATTTTGATCACCTCTCAGATGCGGACCTCGATGCTATGCCGGAGTTACCGCTTGTCGTGGCGCGGTTGCTCTCCCACGACAAAGGTTCGCATGATCGAGGCTTTGCATCGCCGTGGACGCTACGTTGCCATGACTGGTGA